The Oenanthe melanoleuca isolate GR-GAL-2019-014 chromosome 1A, OMel1.0, whole genome shotgun sequence genome contains a region encoding:
- the FAM107B gene encoding protein FAM107B — protein sequence MAEPDYIDDDNPELIRPQKLINPVKSSRNHQDLHRELLMNQKRGLAPQNKPELQKVMEKRKRDQVIKQQKEEEAQKKKSDLEIELLKRQQKLEQLELEKQKIQEEQENAPEFVKVKGNLRRTVQEATEAPDS from the exons ATGGCTGAACCAGACTACATAGATGATGACAATCCTGAATTAATTAGAcctcagaaattaattaatcCTGTGAAGTCATCCCGGAATCATCAAGATCTCCATAGAGAGCTGCTTATGAATCAGAAAAG GGGTCTTGCACCTCAGAACAAACCAGAGCTACAGAAGGTGATGGAGAAAAGGAAACGAGATCAAGTtattaaacagcaaaaagaagagGAGGCACAAAAGAAGAAGTCAGACCTGGAAATAGAGCTACTGAAACGGCAGCAGAAACTGGAGCAG CTGGAACTGGAGAAGCAGAAGAtacaggaagagcaggaaaatgcgCCTGAATTTGTCAAAGTCAAGGGCAACTTGAGGAGGACGGTCCAGGAAGCAACAGAAGCACCAGACTCCTAG